The DNA segment TCTCTaaccttctcttcttcttcttcaatcatggcatTTGTAAGGTGTATCTCACCATCTGATATTGCATTCTCTTCAACTTTGTCAGATAAATCCGACCGTGTCTTGTTATATGAAGCAGCAAGATCAAAAAGGGACTCTAATAGGTTTCTCAAAGGGAAAATATCCACATCATCCCCACCCATTGCCTCAAGAATCACTTTAGTATTTTCTTCAAGATCAGAGACATTGTCTACAGTGCTGCCTTTTAGCTTACACTGAATCAAAATCCAAAGCTTCAAGATAAACTCCTTTTGAATATCCAAGACAACCTTCTTTCCATCAAAAACTGAAGCTACAATTGTTGGTCGTTCATGCAAAAATAGAGCCCAACTTTTCCCTAATTCCATCATGAGAAATAGAAGTTGCCTCTTGATTGGCCTTGGCTATGGAAGATGATTTCTGTGGGTTCGGTCCTGCTACAGACTCACCAATATCTTGTGGCCTTACTCGTTGCAACGCTACAACGTTATTAGcctgaaaaaaataataaataaataaatgtaagAACACTTTAGCGAAGCCATTTGACCATggataacaaaaataaaaagtttatgTTTTCTTTTACCTTCTCGTTTTGAGTTGTTAGTGTTCTTGAAGGGCTATCAACTCTTTGGACCTCTACAACCCCTTCTGGGTTTAGCCTTTTCTTTTTCCAACATTGATCTCCTTTGCTGCTATCACTCTCCTCTTGGGATACGCGTTTGTTAGAGGCATCAACGTCTATACCAAATGGAATAAGACCTTTGTCAGCTGGAGCAGGGATCTCTTCTCTTTGAATTTCTTTGTGTAGCATGGGTTCGTTGCCTGCGCGCATCTCAACTACCTTAGACTGTAAAGCAGGAAGCTTATCAACCACTAAGACATCCTCGTTGCGGTTTTGAATGGTATTTGTGATTAACTCAACAGTATTCATCAAAATTTGTAAGTGGTCTTTAAGAAGGCTTCCATGCGCCCTTGCCCACCAAGATTTATAGTTAGACGATGTTAAATTCTTCATGTTGGACCCAAAAGGAGGAAATACTGCCCTCGACTTAGATCTAATCAACACACAAATCCGCGCAAGTCTTAACCCTTCTTCTAATGAGGCCTCACGAAAATTTTTCTCCGAGCGACCAGGGGTGTCTTGATTAAAACCAAATTGGCGGCTAAATCGATGTGGGCTGTAAGGTTCCATAATAAAGTTGACTACGTCCCTCAAAGGAAGATAATTAGAGAGAATACTTATAAAGAAATTTAACTCGGACTCATCTGCCTTACCATCGTAATAGTAGTGGTGCGGACTAGATCTGCGGGGCATTGTCGAAGTCCAAATGATATTTTCTCCATTATGAATACACTTCCTTGCTTCCTCTTTCCCAAAATATCTAGCAACACCTTCACCAGAATATGCGGCCATGAGAGGAACAACTGGCCTCTTTGCATACGGAAAATGAGTCTTAAAATAATGGGCTAGCCAACCATACACATAAAGAGCAGGAAAGC comes from the Nicotiana sylvestris chromosome 4, ASM39365v2, whole genome shotgun sequence genome and includes:
- the LOC138889568 gene encoding uncharacterized protein; translated protein: MDDKKYETYLAAFLSYWLCIFVLPSKDGDFIRPGTFKTACHLACKRRVSLAVPVLARIYKGLNEISRCSLLDPSQTCFPALYVYGWLAHYFKTHFPYAKRPVVPLMAAYSGEGVARYFGKEEARKCIHNGENIIWTSTMPRRSSPHHYYYDGKADESELNFFISILSNYLPLRDVVNFIMEPYSPHRFSRQFGFNQDTPGRSEKNFREASLEEGLRLARICVLIRSKSRAVFPPFGSNMKNLTSSNYKSWWARAHGSLLKDHLQILMNTVELITNTIQNRNEDVLVVDKLPALQSKVVEMRAGNEPMLHKEIQREEIPAPADKGLIPFGIDVDASNKRVSQEESDSSKGDQCWKKKRLNPEGVVEVQRVDSPSRTLTTQNEKANNVVALQRVRPQDIGKSWALFLHERPTIVASVFDGKKVVLDIQKEFILKLWILIQCKLKGSTVDNVSDLEENTKVILEAMGGDDVDIFPLRNLLESLFDLAASYNKTRSDLSDKVEENAISDGEIHLTNAMIEEEEEKVREVSSIRQSLVTVKEKIEKLREKEKNLEALLEVAEKEVEESKLGVSNIRKEYDACCTVLLTTDDLADLGKKKKYLEAMLKDFSNYKLCLD